The DNA sequence CTACATCTATTTTTCAGTGATTTTCCTTTCACCTGTAAGTTGTGATCTCAATCTCCAGAGACATCTTGATATTCAGGAGGTCCTGGTAGTCGCGCAGGTGCAGCGCGATCTTCTCCTTGGTGGATTTCAGCTCGAGCTGCAGGGCCTCAATCCGAGCCTTTTCAGGTTAACAAAGCCATAAAATTACTATACGAATGAACTGTCATGGTTGCTGTGTGTCTGCAAGCATGAAAGGGATTGTATATATTCATGACTGACTCGGTAGTACTTCAGGTGTGCACCCCTGGGACAGCAAAGTGTGTCTTTACCTGCAGGTCTTCCAGTTCCTTCTTATATTTTTCCTTCATCTCTAGGATCCGGGCCTCGAGAGCTTCATTCTTGGTCCTCATGGAATCCAACTCTCGTTCTTTGTTTTGGATCTGGAGGAAGATTTTGCgtcattaaagttaaatatagTGATTCAATGTTAATAAATCAccattctttcatttttacttttgatactcaCATCCTTTTTGGCGCCTGCGATTTCTTCTCTCACGCTTCGAACCTTGTCCACGTGCCTCGTCGTCTTGCTGGTTAGATcttcaaatttatttttgtaccACGAATCCATCTCctaaaaaatgtgaaacactGATATGAATTTAGTCTGAAATGCCAAAAGCTTAATTGCTCGAGTTCATCTTCAGGCAAAGTTCTTACCTGGAGATTCTTAGCTGCGATGTCATCATATTGGGTTTGGATTTGTTTCATAGCAGCGGAGAGATCAGGAAGGGCGAAGGCGCTCGCTGCTGAGGCATGAGCTGCATAAATCTGTTTCAGAAGCTCATCAATTtcctggaaagaaaaaagggattTTAGTCATCATCAGAATGAAAGGCAAAGTGTTTTCATAATCCTTCCACAAAGATGCTATCCACCTGTTGATGGACGCGTTTAAGGAATTCAATTTCAACTTCCAGCTGCTCCAGCTTCTTCTCCAGGACGATGCGTTCGGAGGTGGCTTTGTCCACATcctgaagaacacacacaccattcatATCATTTAGTATCAGGGATTCGTTTGATAAGTAGAAGGTGATATCGGGTAATTAAAGGTAACGTACTGGACGGAAGGTTTCAATTTCAGCCTCAGCTTTCCTCCTCAGCTCAACTGCCTCCTCGTATCTGATTTTGATGGCCTCCAgttgagcagctgcagactcCTTAGCTGCCAGGGAAATgtcctgaaaaaacaaaaagccagAAGTAATATGGTCATCTAATAAATTAAGaggtgtgtgcaagtgtgtgggCAAAATCAGCCTCTTTTGCATGTTGTCTATTAACAtcattcctgtgtgtgtgtgtgtgtgtgtgtgtgtgtgtgtgtgtgtgtgtgtgtatgaatgcatAATAAAGCCATCTCATGTGTGCATAAAACATCGCAGAGGACAGCTGTACTCTATGACAGCTTAACACGCTGAGGCACCTCTCCATTTGCCTGCCAGAAATAAGCCTGTTACCAGGTGAGGAACCTTGAAAACACCAAGTTGACGTCTTGTATCGTTGCTTGGATAGATCTTCTATAGTTCAGTGAGGTGTAAACCTCGCCGGAAACAAAGAATTTTAGTCTTCATGCTCTGTTGAGcatctgaaatgtaaaaaatagaAGCAGAAGAGATGTGCAACTTGGATGATTCTGTCTCACCCGCTGAACTCTCATCTGCTCGGCAATCTTTCTCAGCTCCCTCAGCTGTTCCTCATACATGAGGCGCAGACCTGATGGCTTCTCAAACTTGTTCTGGTAGGCCGAGATCTCTGTCTCCAGTAGCTTGTTCTGCTGCTCAAGTGATCGAACCTGTAAAGATGAGAAAACCTCCGCTGAGATACTTCAAACGTGCCTGAAGCAGACACCACAATATGTGCTTACAGAGGTGAGAATAATATGCCCCCAGTTTTAGCTGATCCTGACAAAATACATTCATCTGCACATTTATCTGCACATGggagaaataaaacatggtTAGTCTTAAGGCTGTGGTACCTTGTCAATGTATACAGCCAGTCTGTCATTGAGGACGACCATCTCCTGTCTTTCATTGGTGCGGGTGCTGCGGTATTCCTTGTTCTCAGCTGCAGCCACATCCAGATCCATGGCAGGTTCTCCACTGGGCCCAACACACACCATGGCTCCTGCTCCCACACTGCAGACACATACCAATACAGATTCACCCAAAAGCCACGGACATCACATTTGTGGATGGCATCtcataaaaaaatgttactgCAACCAATTGAATTAAAATCTTAACTTGACATCTAAGGAATCTTGATTGTAAGTTTAAACATTGTCTCCTCTTGCATGTATTATCATTAGGTACAAAGTTCTGCATTCTATTAGGAAACAAGTCCTCCACATCATCGTTATACTCATCTTTCAACCTTACATCTGTCTATATGCTGACACAGCTTACCCTGCTCCAGTCATGCGAGACCTGCGTGCAGCTGACACTGTCCTACGTCCCACTGACTCAACACGCATGCCTCCGCCGGCCCCGGCTCGGCAGGAGTAGCCAGCGGATGAACGCCTGGACTCTCTCCTGGTTGGGGACGGGCTGGACACCCTGACCTGGTAGGACGAGATGCTGCTGTCCTCAAAGTGACGGCGGTAGGAAGAGATCCTCTCTGGGCTGCGGCTCATGGTGGGAACGGTGTCTGTGTGGTTCtctgaggaaggaaaaaagaagaaatactcAAGCAGGGCCTTTCCGTGCCCTTCACTGCTGCTCCACTTGGTTTGCACTCCCTGATTGTCAGCTCACTCTCAGGTTTTATACTGCCCATTTCAAGCCGAGCCCCTGCTCTGTCCAACACTACCCGGTTCATGAGTCAACACCTGTGGAATCTTGAACCTCTGCACCAACGCAGGCTTGACCCGCTGCTCAGATATCTGTCAGCAGCTTGTGAGGAGCAGAGCTGGGCTGCGACAGTGGCTGACGGCATCATGTACTATGTATGCAACGTTCACCCATTAGCCTCTCTGCAAAATACAGAGTGATGCTTTATCTAGACCGTAATAGGCTTTGCTAGGGTTACAGAGGGTTACAGCACACCCACCACCTCAGTGTCTACTGCAGCGCTGGGCAGCAGACAGACGAGCActcaggcaggcaggcagggtcTGGTCAGTCACAGCAGCCAGTAGGTGCAGCTCTGATGTGATCTGCTCTGATGGGACGAGGGACTTTTAATTGAATGCCGAGCAGAAGCTGGAGGGTGACCTGATGAGGGGCTGTGGATGAACAAAGAGCCCTGGCAAGATTTGACATAAATTAGTAGGCTACTTATTAGTCTGGTCTGTTTTCAGCATATTAAAACTGGAGTatgcagggaaaaaaagaaaatggaattAACTGCTTCTGAGGTTAAAgcaggaggaaggggagggtgaAGAGGGGGGAGTTGTAGTCTGGAGTTTACGCTTGACATGGCACAGTGATATGAGGGGAGAAAACAGTGGTCAGGGCAAGTCTTCATTGGCACCTACAGGGCTACTTGGTCAAAGGTCAGTTAATAATGCCTAATATAATACCAATTATTGTAAAAAGTAAATCCCAGCAACATTAACCCAACCATTATAAAATAcctaaggacacacacacacacacacacacacacacacacacacacacacacacacacacacacacacacacacacacacacacacacacacacacacacacacagaaaaccaaAGAATAACCAAAACGTAGATTTAAATCTGCCCAAAAGcttaaatgattgttttatttccaacacatttaacacataaaACCCAACTTTTAAAATGCTAGTAATGAATCTGTTCTGTGTAACTTGAAGTGATGAAGTGAGCATCTATTTCTTATCATTGACCTCAGACCTTGCAGCAGCGTGGTACGTTTTGGTGAGCGGTGGAATCTTTCAGTCATGTGAAAAATCTACATCCACAAAGTAATTTATTAGTCCTCACTACAAATACCATCACAACCCCACCCAACGTATGTTTGATTTTACTATTAACGCCAGTGTTTTGTTGGCATTGAATTCATACTTTTTCAATTCTTTTGCCTAGaatatttgttttccttttcctatGAACCTCATAAAAAGCCAATTTATAGAAAAGTATTGAAGTGGTAACTCTTTCCTTTGATACAAACTGAACTGatacagaaatgaaaataaagcattGTTATGGAAGTGTTTCATATTTTGTGTCATAAAGCCTATCCATGAACACATATATGTTCCTATTGTTATTCTCATGTGTTATTGTCCACTGTGGTGTTATGTGTAGGGTCAATAGGcctcagagggttagggttagggttgggggttaCAACATATGAACAAAAATTAGTCTAGAATTCAGATTCAGACTTATCCAGTATTTGGGAGTGGGGACAGTCATCAGTGTGTATAATGGTGATTAAACAATGTTTTTGGGCTGTTAAAGAGGGTTTGGGGTCTTACACTAAAGCTGGCAAAAAAGGAACATACAATACAGAAGCCATGCACAGATCTGCTTAGTCAAAAATTAACATGTATAATTATTTCAAAGGCTCAGATGCTTCCCTTTGCCTCCTTGTAGAAtcctttttaatataaataccAGTATTGTTGACACTTCTGAGCCACATTATTTACTCATGCATGTGCAAAGTCACTCAGAGTTCAGTTTCCTATTATCAATTGTGACTCAGTGTTAATAAGCTGCTTGTGGAGAACTTGAGttattcataaaaaatgtttatgattAAAGTAAATAAGAGTGAGATAACTGTTTATGAATTATGTTTGGACTTTCATCTTAATTTGTAGAAGTGGAGGTTATGAAGGAGCAAGGTCCACAGCCATAGTCCACATGCTGTAGTAGAGGCATTCCTCCACACACATGGAGGACAGTGCagtggaaaacaaacacattaattatcATGAATGATGAAGGAGTCTATTAATGTTCTCTGGAGGGTCGGTGGCAAATTCATACTGAGACAAGGTGGATATTAGACATGACTCTACAATACTGTAGATCATCTCAGACCCAGTGTGTGTCACCTCAGCAACCTCCAGTGTGCCTATTTATATCACAAACTATCCAAATGAATGctgtcttcttttgtttttaataaacaaGCTGGAcagttatataaaaaaaatcacaaagtaaacattttaaatcaaaactaTAATTTATTCATTGAATGACGTTGGCAATAATTACATTAACTGCTGCATCTATGAGCAACATCGTGTGtgatatttacattattttgaaataGTGACCTCTCCAACAGAAGCCTTCATTTTAAGTCAGAATCACACAGTCGTAATAGTCATTTGCATAGAtaaatctggaaaaaaaaaccatTAGAACATTAGCATTTTCTGCACATTATGTATTCATGTGTAGCAAGGTTTAGAGCAGTCACCTGTTAAAAAGTTGAGAGGCTGTAAAGGGTTTGTAAATGGCTCTATActgaaaaaatatgacaaataacTTCAAGTAATATCCCaacaaattagatttttttttaagcagcaGATAAATCATTGTTAATGTGCGTTAAGCCCTCTGGTTTGAAAATTCTTTGGGATTCGCAGAtgaggaaaacaaaaatcactGGATCATAATACAACAGAAATGTATTAACTTTTTACAAATCCTTTACAAGACCCCTTATTACGCATTCTcgctttttcttctccttcttttgttCTGTTATCCCTGGTTCAGTTATGTTGTTCATGTTTCACCCAGTCCTGCCATCCGCCCGCATAATGCTGAACACTGaatggagaaaagagaagatggTAAGTGAACTATTGCGTAAACAGAGTTGCGTTAGAGATGAAACCGTTACTGTGTTTGACTTCACTGGTGACACATAGTAAAACACATAGTAACATATATATCATTAAGTGGCCTTTTCTGTACTTCTCATTAGATTCTGGATATGTAGTGCGTGGCAGCTCTCCAAAGAGCACTGCATGTGTGATATGTGTGCAACTAAAAggtcaataatgtaataatataatataataatgccTTGTGATAAAATAGAAAAGTCAGATGTAAGATTCAGCTGAACAAAATCAGCCATAAAAACATCCTGCTACTCTAACCTTTGTCCACACTAAAATAAGGCTCAACTTCAACAATAAACCTCCTGCAACATTTACTATGCATGACTGTGGTGATGTCATAAATTGTGGACTTTTTGACCACCAAACGTCAAAGAAACACGTCTCACTCTTTGTATCCCAGTGAGGTGGCCACATCGAGCGCATTCTTGCTCCTGATTCCTGCCAGGCAGCTGAACACGATGTTATCTGTCTCCCTGGGCTTGTCACCTCCATACTTTTCTTTGAACTCTTCTGCACCCAGCTGGAAGGCCGTGTTCACCTGTCCCACTGCGAAGTCAAGAATGCACAGACAGGTTTAAGTATCACAAGCAGTAAATATGTGCCGTTAGATGATATAAAACATGGAGGGATGGGGTTTTGAGTTTCTGGGAACTGTTGTAATAATTTACAGTGGTCTGCAGCAGTGATGTAATGAAAGGTAAACACAGGTATAAGGAGTATAATCACCTCTTTTCTGATTATTATACATCCACTTTCTCCTCACTTATCTGCCTATCTGCCCATCTACCTAATAGTGGACCCACCTCATCACCTGTCACTAATCTACAGCACTGTCTTAcaagtttgtttgtgttttggtggAGAGGACAACACTCACGGGGCACATTAATTGACCCTGGGATGAAACCATACTCTCTCAGCTCCCAGGGCTCTCTGACATCTATCACCACAGCCTCCCGACTGGCCAGGAGCTTCTTCAGCTGCTCGTAACTCACATCTGTGCTAGGTGGCGCTGAGCTGAACCTGCGGAGCAACTCTGGAACTGGAAGGAtaccaaaacaaacatgtaacaTAGCGTTGTTGTAGATATATGAAGCATTTTAAAGGCTCGAGCTGAAACTCGTACAGATATGCTGAGCATGTAAATCCGTAGCTAACACTTCAATAAAGGTGTTAAACTCACCTGTACAGCTGGGGTAGGCGTTATTTAGACTGGACACTGAGCTGCGTCCTCCGGGGACAGAAGCCGCAGCACGGCTGGTACTGTCCAATAACAGCCGCGGGACGACTGCTGTAAACCTCCAACACCTTCTTAGAGCCATATGTGATTAATTACAAcctgttttattctttatataaCCACGTCTGCGACATAGACCTGTTATAAGACACACAGCCTACGCTCGCCCTGTTAGTAATGACCTGCGCTTGACCAGAAGTACGGATCACGCAGAGGACAAAAATGCTCACCAATGACTTTTTCTATAAcgtaaagaaaaatgaatgaatttggtATTTCAACTATAAGACTATTATCAACAAATAAAAGCTGTGTTTGCACCGCGTGTCTAAAATAATACACTAAGGTATTATAAAAGATATAAGATATGAGGCGTTCATAGTCATGGGAAACGAGGATAAATGATAACCTCTTGAACATGAAATTCTAAATCAACACCTTGTAACGCAAATATTTATCTACAATGTTACGTAAGTGCTTGGTTATTATTGCTCAGTTGCTGATCAATTTTATATCAACTAACTAAATGACTAATTGACCAATTGCTGTAAGTATTTAgatttaaaacagtaaaaaatccCCTTGAAAGTCTAGCACCTCCGCAGTTATGCCTGTTTTAAGGGATTTCCGATTGACTATGAACGCAGCATTTGGCCAACCAGAGCTGCCGTAGAGGCTTCGAGTGCGTCACATGTTGACGAGTGTTGCTAGCTGATGCTACCGAAAGCCTGTCAACATTTAGAAAAGTCAAGGGCAAAAACAGACCGTTTTTTAGACTCATGTTTAATTTTCACCGTCACTGTTTGTCGTGGTCGGAGATGCGTTTGTATCTTCGTGTGTTGTGGGAATAAACACACTTCAGCTTGTCTGCTAGCCAGGAAGAGTTGACATCTCACTGTTGGCTGCTGGTTAGCTGACACAGTCAACATAGGAGCTAAAATAAAGAGGTGAGTTTATACGGCTTTTCGTTTCATATAAACACTTCTAAATGTTATGGAAAAAGCactataaaacatatttaataagCGACCTGAATGCCTTTCTTGTTTAACTAAACAGGATGGTCCGGGATAATTGAGGCCTCTTAACCGTGTTATTGCCCATAATTAGGTATTTCTCTCTAATATATTATTGCCTATTACCTGACTGACCATAGTTATTCTCATTGACATACAGTGTACAGGCCATTAGAACCGGACAGTGGCacatttagtgttgttttgacTCTGATCCCCAGCACAATGCATTTGAACTGGTGTACTGACTGAGGTTAAAGTGCTGACTAGGGTGGTCACATTTCTATTGGGTGAACAGTacagaaaacattgtctttaaaaaaaacacagttcacAACATTTTAGGACAACACAGcacaacaataaacaacaagTGAACTTACAATCAATCAACGGGTTTTGTGGGACATACTGTACAGTGGTCTTTACAGGTTGAATCAGTCAATTGACCTCAGTTGACCTGAGCAGGTATTTCACCTGAGTGAAGGTGAACAGACTGATAAAACAACATAGAGATGGAGATTATTGCAGTACAGTTTTGGCAGAGCAACATCAGTGGAGATAAAAATGTTTGCTGAAGTCTGTATGATATAAACATCagccaacacaacacacactgtgccactgtctaaatatatatactgcTTATCAAAGTCATGTATACACACTTACCTTAATCATTCACTTCAGATTTCATTTGTATAACAGTTTCTTACAAACACTGTTCAGAGTGCTTTTCATAATaacatgataataatacaaAGTGTCAAATATGTGAatatacatgcatgcatgcatacatatataaGACATCAATGCAAACAAATGCATTATCTATATGGACAGTTAAACATGTATACAAATCTCTCTATGTCAAAGGACTGGAGTGATGAGGTTGGATTTTTTGTCCAAAACCATAATGTGAGTAAGAGACTAGTTGCTACAGTGGAGtatcttttttaaaatgcatgtatTTTGAGACGGTTTAATCGCGTGCTGTGACTtctacttctttcctccaccttcCCCTCTAGAGCTCCAGATGCGGCTTAAGGACCCCTTCTCTTTGAAAGCCGCCGACATGACTAAGCGGACAAATAAACCGAGGAAACCTCGTGATGAAGAGTCATCAGATGAAGTCAGTGGTAAGTGACTGACGCAGCACAGGGCACCAGACTGCTATACTGAGTGCTGTGAGTTTGAGAGCAGCACTGATATGGTGTAGTCCTGTATAGCATTTTTCAGCCAAGGACCCCTTACAAAACAGATACTATACCAGGGACCCTCTCATGGAAGCCTAACCCTGAGGCAAATACTGACTTTGATTTTGAGCTGGACTTGACATGTATGCCCTCTGACATAGCCtatgttttacacttttataGTCTTAGTTATGTGACAGAACTACACAAGAGAAATAGTAAAGATATTATATAAAGATGTTTAATATAAGATAAAGACTGAATAATGTAAAATCATACAAACATTGAAGAGAGCAAAAATGGGCCTGGCCTGGGACTTGAATATCATGACTTATAAAACTGTGGAAAAGAAACAGTTTGTGTAAATAAGAAACAAttgataaaaatataataatgaaataacagcaggtgataataaactgaacacATGCCTGCATTGCAACATATCTATCAAGTAGATTGCAAAACATGTGAAACATTGCCACAGTCACAAACCACTGCTTTGTTTTGACACTGATGAGAGGCAGTCCATGAACCTGATGGCTTCTCTCTGCAAGTCAAGAAACACAAACTACCTTAAGAAAATGCTACagatctgacacacacacacacactcatacacacacacacacacacatagagaaggacagagacagTGTAAGAAAGAAGTAAACACAGTAGCTTGTAGTGAGCCACACAACACTGACCAATCAGCAAGAGGGGGGCGTTCATGCTCGTGCACAGGACACGAGGAAGTCATCGGAGCAGCTGTCTGCGTGAGGACGTAACAGTCTTTCGTCTCCAGCACCCGTTGTACGGTGGGAGAGAGTTTGTGGACAATTCTCATAGAATAGGAACATATCTATTACACTGAAAATCCCCTCAGCAGTTGCTTGCCCCGTCAAAtcgaacaaaataaaaaatcttcCTGAATCCTTCCTTCCCTGGTGTTGTGAAGCAGCACCATTAGCTGGAGCTATCAGTGGACTCTTCCAATTGAACTCCAAATTTAGACACTCAGCCTTTCCAGAAGTTATGACTCATTATCAGAAGACATATCGTTTACTGGTATCATTTGACAGAGCTACTCTTTTCAATCAGCCACTCCATTTGGCAGCTGCGTGTTTCCCTGCTATCACCACACACATCTCCACTACAGCAGCTATCAGCAGTTAGCAGCAGCTCCACCCCTGTTGTGAGGGGCTTTCAAGCTTTAGCGATCCTCAGCGCTACCATCTGCCCAGGAACAGATGTAAAATAAACTTATGTGATGAACTACAAAGCTATTTGTAAAAGAAATAGATAAAATGACTTTTCAGCGACGCTCTGGCAGAGTGGCACAGACCATTTGAGAATCACTGGCATAGTGGATAGTGAATGGGATTAAGTCTTGAGACTCACTAGGCAtaataaagtcaaatatttatttattatgttgtatGTTACTATGTCTTAAAGTGTCCACTAATTATTCATCTGTATCTGTCAGTCTTCTCATGTGTTGCCCTTTGATGTTTGCAGCATTTGAAATACAACTTGGCATCAACTGAAAAATGAtcatatgtgtttctgtgtattttgtGGATGTATGGGGTTATGAAGCAGGGCTATACCCTGATACACTGTCACCCAGTCCAAAGACACAAGTAAAATATCCATAACTGTGAATGAATAGAATACACAACCCAATCTCAAACTGGTCTATAGAAGTGATTGAAGGGTAAATGTATCAttacaatacaaaacatattCATTTTTGTTAATCAGGGCTGACTTGCCAGCATGTGAACAAGGCTGTGGACCTGAGCTCAGTGAAGAAGTCAGTGCTGTCCAGCGTGTGGTTGATGTGCTCTGAGTGCCTAAAGGAAAGGACCATGATTGATGGAGAGCCAGCAACATCACATGACATCTTGGTCTGCCTCAAGTGTGGTTCTCAGGTAAGATCTGTTATAGGCCCACACACTGGACCTCGGGCCTTAGGAATTCACATCAGCACAGTCTTTtaattctttagtttttatttatttggtcatTCATTCACTCCTGTTTATAGGTGTGAGGAAGCAGGTAGAGTTCAGATCTGCGTAGTCCAGTAAGACATATAGTGGAGATCTGACCTGCACTTACA is a window from the Scomber japonicus isolate fScoJap1 chromosome 10, fScoJap1.pri, whole genome shotgun sequence genome containing:
- the zgc:172323 gene encoding vimentin, with amino-acid sequence MSRSPERISSYRRHFEDSSISSYQVRVSSPSPTRRESRRSSAGYSCRAGAGGGMRVESVGRRTVSAARRSRMTGAGVGAGAMVCVGPSGEPAMDLDVAAAENKEYRSTRTNERQEMVVLNDRLAVYIDKVRSLEQQNKLLETEISAYQNKFEKPSGLRLMYEEQLRELRKIAEQMRVQRDISLAAKESAAAQLEAIKIRYEEAVELRRKAEAEIETFRPDVDKATSERIVLEKKLEQLEVEIEFLKRVHQQEIDELLKQIYAAHASAASAFALPDLSAAMKQIQTQYDDIAAKNLQEMDSWYKNKFEDLTSKTTRHVDKVRSVREEIAGAKKDIQNKERELDSMRTKNEALEARILEMKEKYKKELEDLQARIEALQLELKSTKEKIALHLRDYQDLLNIKMSLEIEITTYRKLIEGEDLRLSDMMHTMSFTSCSAIGSGMSFSGGGMGGAGGIGGVGAIASGAGMGGGMGAGGLGSGGLGSGSGSAGGKSEGAGDIGKVAGTAGSSAGLSGGNGGTGGGMGNGGKDRGMGGGIGGSEAVGRDDVDVALSGVNGVGKTGGGMGDASGVGTGSDEHGGNPDYPEQAVELTERRTVLIRTVKNEDDVVEMDHQEQTYTITGAADDFDNE
- the tstd3 gene encoding thiosulfate sulfurtransferase/rhodanese-like domain-containing protein 3, translating into MALRRCWRFTAVVPRLLLDSTSRAAASVPGGRSSVSSLNNAYPSCTVPELLRRFSSAPPSTDVSYEQLKKLLASREAVVIDVREPWELREYGFIPGSINVPLGQVNTAFQLGAEEFKEKYGGDKPRETDNIVFSCLAGIRSKNALDVATSLGYKDVQHYAGGWQDWVKHEQHN